From a region of the Arachis ipaensis cultivar K30076 chromosome B09, Araip1.1, whole genome shotgun sequence genome:
- the LOC110266195 gene encoding uncharacterized protein LOC110266195 → MSTRGRGRERGRGRTGTVTPASIGTDPVDFMAALGNMAAAMQATAEALGNHGNNNDEDGPMTLATFLKVRPPTFRGTSNPTDADNWIQAMERALQAQQVPEEQWVEFGTYQLQGEAQYWWQGTRRILQPDGAAIPWEVFRTEFYKKYFPNSARNTKELELMQLKQGQMTVAEYTSKFEELCRFSRIYQGAPEDFAEWKCIKYEGGLRSDILSFVAPMEIRVFSELVNKSRVAEDCVRKAAAEKGSLRMPF, encoded by the coding sequence atgtcgactcgcggacgCGGTCGCGAGCGAGGTAGAGGTAGGACAGGCACCGTTACTCCTGCGTCCATAGGGActgatccagtagactttatggctgccctGGGAAATATGGCTGCAGCTATGCAGGCAACAGCTGAGGCATTGGGTAATCATGGGAACAATAATGATGAGGATGGTCCTATGACACTTGCTACATTTCTGAAAGTTCGCCCTCCGACTTttaggggaacctcaaatcccactgaCGCAGATAATTGGATTCAGGCTATGGAAAGGGCGTTACAGGCACAACAGGTTCCTGAAGAGCAATGGGTTGAATTTGGGACTTATCAGTTGCAAGGTGAagctcagtattggtggcagggaacacgacgtatcctgcagcctgatggtgctgcgattccttgggaggtttttcggacagagttctataagaaatactttcctAATTCAGCTAGAAATAccaaggaacttgaattaatgcagttaaagcagggacaaatgactgttgctgagtataccagtaaatttgaggagttatgtcGCTTTTCTCGTATCTATCAAGGTGCACCTGAAGATTTTGCTGAATGGAAGTGTATTAAATATGAGGGAGGTCTTCGGAGCGATATTCTGAGCTTCGTTGCCCCAATGGAGATTAGGGTGTTTtctgaattggtgaataagagtagggtggctgaggATTGTGTGAGGAAGGCGGCAGCAGAGAAAGGGAGTTTGAGGATGCCTTTTTAG